The following coding sequences lie in one Metallumcola ferriviriculae genomic window:
- the hemW gene encoding radical SAM family heme chaperone HemW encodes MGISLYIHIPFCTTKCRYCDFISYPAGKSHKFSEYIFALGREMELLSRQYGQIDVDTVYLGGGTPSLLPETHIKDILARINSFFLLAKSAEITIEANPETLDKEKLATYRSLGINRLSIGAQTAANDLLADMGRGHSWKDVINVTVWAREAGFTNIGLDLIYGLPGQSLTQWRKTLVQAADIRPQHLSVYGLKLSPGTAWGDMEEAGQLVLPGDDEQAEMYLLARTFLAERGYRHYEISNFALQGFEARHNLTYWKLRPYLGVGVAAASFMEHTRWTNSGSLAEYILNLKERKLAREELLYLDDKEEMIEYMIMGLRLVEGISREDFFSRFHLSLEEIFGNKLASLTARDLLEEKQGRIFIPTEAFAVANEVFVAFV; translated from the coding sequence ATGGGTATTTCCCTTTACATCCATATACCGTTTTGTACCACCAAGTGCCGCTACTGTGACTTTATTTCTTACCCGGCGGGGAAGTCTCACAAATTTAGTGAGTATATCTTTGCTCTAGGTCGGGAAATGGAATTGTTGAGTCGGCAGTACGGCCAGATTGATGTTGATACGGTCTATTTAGGCGGTGGTACTCCCAGTCTCTTGCCAGAAACTCATATCAAAGACATTCTTGCTAGGATAAATAGTTTTTTTCTGCTTGCCAAGAGCGCTGAAATTACCATAGAAGCTAATCCTGAAACATTGGATAAAGAAAAATTGGCCACTTATCGCAGTTTGGGTATAAACCGTCTTTCTATCGGTGCCCAGACCGCTGCGAATGACCTGCTTGCTGACATGGGCCGGGGACATTCATGGAAGGATGTAATTAATGTAACAGTATGGGCCCGGGAGGCCGGTTTTACCAATATAGGGCTGGATTTGATCTATGGTTTGCCGGGGCAGTCCCTAACCCAGTGGCGCAAGACTTTGGTCCAAGCGGCAGATATTCGCCCCCAGCATTTATCGGTCTATGGGTTAAAGCTTTCTCCTGGTACTGCTTGGGGGGATATGGAGGAAGCGGGCCAGCTAGTACTGCCGGGAGATGATGAACAGGCAGAGATGTATCTATTGGCCAGAACATTTTTGGCCGAGCGGGGCTACCGGCACTATGAGATTTCAAATTTCGCTTTACAAGGTTTTGAAGCGAGGCATAACCTGACATATTGGAAGTTGCGCCCATATTTGGGGGTAGGTGTAGCTGCCGCCTCTTTCATGGAACACACCCGCTGGACTAATAGCGGTAGTTTGGCTGAGTATATCTTAAATTTAAAGGAAAGAAAACTTGCTCGCGAGGAATTGTTATACCTTGATGATAAAGAAGAGATGATAGAATATATGATTATGGGATTGCGCTTGGTTGAAGGTATTAGCCGGGAAGACTTTTTCAGCCGTTTCCACCTTTCCCTTGAGGAAATATTTGGTAATAAGCTGGCTTCACTGACAGCCCGAGACCTGCTGGAAGAGAAACAGGGGCGGATTTTTATCCCTACGGAGGCATTTGCCGTGGCCAATGAAGTGTTTGTCGCGTTTGTTTAA
- the hrcA gene encoding heat-inducible transcriptional repressor HrcA translates to MEQRKKEILEAIIKNYIETAEPVGSRTIARKYELGVSPATIRNEMSDLEELGFIEQPHTSSGRIPSDKGYRYYVDWLMDSYQMSQGEIEYVGKRYAEKVEQIEEIVERTGQLLSQVTNYVALVMGPQLKKNYIKDVRLMWLSPGRALMVVVFQGGMVQHRTIKIPEDIKLSDLERITNILNSKLEGHAIQQLKTEMFQEIYGDMVREKMVLQRIMGVLLNYSREQIHLDGTVNILNQPEFHDVDKLRLLLTSLEEKSMVKQLLTGHSGTGLAIKIGGENKQQGIDQCSIITATYHIDGEAAGTIGLLGPTRMTYSKAIALVQLVTGKLSLVLKDYY, encoded by the coding sequence ATGGAGCAACGTAAAAAGGAGATATTAGAGGCCATTATCAAAAATTACATTGAAACGGCCGAACCTGTTGGTTCCAGGACTATAGCGCGAAAATACGAGTTGGGTGTGAGCCCCGCAACTATCCGTAATGAAATGTCTGATTTGGAGGAGCTGGGTTTTATTGAGCAGCCCCATACTTCCTCCGGTAGGATTCCTTCAGATAAGGGTTATCGTTACTATGTCGATTGGTTGATGGATTCGTACCAGATGAGCCAGGGTGAAATTGAATATGTCGGGAAGCGTTATGCGGAGAAGGTTGAACAAATTGAAGAAATAGTGGAACGCACTGGGCAGCTCTTATCGCAGGTAACCAATTATGTGGCTCTAGTCATGGGCCCGCAGCTAAAGAAGAATTATATCAAGGATGTTAGGCTAATGTGGCTCTCGCCGGGCCGGGCTTTAATGGTGGTTGTGTTTCAGGGGGGGATGGTGCAGCATCGGACCATTAAGATACCTGAAGACATTAAATTGTCCGACTTAGAGAGAATCACCAATATTTTAAATAGCAAGCTGGAGGGGCATGCTATCCAACAGCTTAAAACAGAAATGTTTCAGGAGATATACGGCGACATGGTACGGGAAAAGATGGTGCTGCAGCGAATTATGGGTGTGCTGCTCAACTATTCTCGGGAGCAAATTCACCTGGATGGAACTGTAAATATATTGAATCAACCAGAATTTCACGATGTGGATAAGCTGAGATTATTGTTGACCAGTTTGGAGGAAAAATCCATGGTCAAGCAGCTCCTAACCGGACATTCGGGAACGGGGTTAGCAATAAAGATAGGTGGGGAAAATAAACAACAGGGTATTGACCAGTGCAGTATTATTACTGCCACATACCATATCGACGGCGAAGCGGCGGGGACCATCGGGCTGCTGGGGCCTACCCGCATGACTTATTCTAAAGCGATAGCATTAGTGCAGTTGGTCACGGGTAAATTATCTTTGGTCCTTAAGGATTATTACTAA
- the grpE gene encoding nucleotide exchange factor GrpE — protein sequence MLKEDTNSTKQKEDDLHSLNEDAGVGVEEELQQGQSDIDDDSFDAHQQLEQVIAEKEELNRNFLRLQADFDNFRKRSRKEQQEFMRYASQSLIEKLLPVIDNFERALSSDDSQSQSFKAGIEMIYKQLVGILEQEGLVEIETEGQDFDPNFHEAVMQVKNDECPDNMVIEVMQKGYKLKDKVVRPAMVKVANN from the coding sequence ATGCTGAAAGAGGATACGAATAGCACTAAACAAAAGGAGGATGATCTACATAGTTTAAATGAAGACGCTGGGGTTGGGGTGGAAGAGGAGCTACAGCAGGGACAATCAGACATTGACGACGATTCTTTTGATGCACATCAGCAGTTAGAGCAAGTGATTGCGGAAAAGGAAGAACTTAACCGTAACTTTCTCAGGTTACAGGCAGACTTTGACAACTTTCGTAAACGCAGCCGCAAAGAACAGCAGGAATTTATGCGGTATGCATCTCAAAGTTTAATAGAAAAATTACTGCCGGTAATTGATAATTTTGAGCGGGCGCTTTCCAGCGACGATTCGCAAAGCCAAAGTTTTAAAGCCGGCATAGAGATGATTTATAAACAACTTGTGGGTATTTTGGAACAGGAGGGTTTGGTGGAAATTGAAACAGAAGGGCAGGACTTTGACCCAAATTTTCACGAAGCAGTCATGCAGGTGAAAAATGATGAATGTCCTGACAATATGGTTATAGAAGTGATGCAAAAAGGTTATAAATTAAAGGATAAAGTAGTTCGCCCGGCCATGGTAAAAGTGGCCAATAATTAA
- the dnaK gene encoding molecular chaperone DnaK has translation MGKVIGIDLGTTNSCMAVMEGGEAVVIPNAEGNRTTPSVVAFSKDEERLVGQVAKRQSITNPDRTVTSIKRHMGTDYKVKIGDKDYTPQEISAMVLQKLKTDAESYLGEKVTQAVITVPAYFTDSQRQATKDAGKITGLEVLRIINEPTAASLAYGLEKGEDQTILVYDLGGGTFDVSILELGEGVFEVKATSGNNRLGGDDFDQRVMDQLVQEFKKSHGIDLSKDKMAIQRLKEAAEKAKHELSSVTSTNINLPFITATQEGPQHLDITLTRAKFDEITADLVEKTMGPTRQALSDAGLKADAIDRVILVGGSTRIPAVQEAIKKVLGQDPHKGVNPDECVALGAAIQAGVLAGEVKDVLLLDVTPLTLGIETLGGVFTILIERNTTIPTSKSQIFSTAADSQTAVDIHVLQGERKFAADNKTLGRFQLTGIPPAPRGVPQIEVKFDIDANGIVHVTAKDLGTGKAQDITIKSSSGLDDAEVEEMVKNAEKFAEEDAKRKEKVDAKNQGDSLLYQSEQTLKELGDKVEAGEKESIEKAQADLKAALEQDDIEEIKAKTEALNEVLFTLSSRVYEQAQQAQQADESDAAQQKEEDNVVDAEYQEVDEDDKKE, from the coding sequence ATGGGTAAAGTAATAGGCATTGATTTGGGCACAACTAACTCATGTATGGCTGTAATGGAGGGCGGTGAGGCGGTAGTAATCCCTAACGCGGAGGGCAACCGTACCACGCCGTCAGTGGTGGCGTTTTCAAAGGATGAAGAGCGGCTGGTCGGACAGGTGGCCAAACGTCAGTCCATTACCAATCCTGACCGCACTGTTACTTCAATTAAGCGGCATATGGGTACTGACTATAAGGTGAAAATCGGCGATAAGGATTATACACCCCAGGAAATTTCTGCGATGGTTCTACAAAAATTAAAAACTGACGCAGAAAGTTATTTGGGTGAGAAGGTCACCCAGGCAGTAATTACGGTGCCGGCGTATTTTACTGATAGCCAGCGGCAAGCGACTAAAGATGCGGGTAAGATTACCGGCTTGGAAGTGCTGCGTATCATCAACGAGCCAACTGCCGCTTCTCTGGCCTACGGCCTTGAGAAGGGCGAAGACCAGACTATTCTGGTCTATGACCTAGGTGGCGGTACCTTTGATGTTTCCATTTTGGAACTGGGCGAAGGAGTATTCGAAGTGAAAGCCACCAGCGGTAATAACCGTCTGGGCGGAGACGATTTCGACCAGCGCGTTATGGATCAGTTGGTGCAGGAGTTTAAGAAATCTCACGGGATAGATTTGTCTAAAGATAAGATGGCCATCCAGCGTTTGAAAGAAGCTGCAGAGAAGGCCAAGCATGAACTGTCAAGCGTTACCTCTACTAATATTAACTTGCCCTTTATTACTGCAACTCAGGAGGGCCCGCAGCACTTGGATATAACATTGACACGGGCAAAGTTTGACGAAATTACCGCTGATTTAGTGGAAAAAACCATGGGACCCACCCGTCAGGCATTAAGTGATGCCGGTTTAAAAGCGGATGCTATTGACCGGGTGATTTTAGTAGGTGGTTCCACTCGTATCCCTGCGGTTCAGGAAGCGATTAAGAAAGTTCTGGGTCAAGACCCCCATAAGGGTGTTAACCCTGACGAATGTGTCGCTTTAGGTGCTGCTATTCAGGCCGGTGTTTTGGCTGGTGAGGTAAAAGATGTGCTGCTGCTTGACGTGACACCGCTCACATTGGGGATTGAAACATTAGGAGGCGTCTTTACGATCTTGATAGAACGCAACACTACTATTCCTACATCTAAGAGCCAGATATTCTCTACAGCGGCAGACAGCCAGACCGCGGTAGATATTCACGTACTGCAGGGTGAGAGGAAATTTGCTGCTGATAACAAAACATTAGGCCGCTTCCAGTTAACCGGTATTCCGCCGGCACCCCGGGGCGTGCCCCAAATTGAAGTGAAATTTGATATCGATGCCAACGGGATTGTTCATGTTACCGCTAAGGACCTAGGTACCGGTAAAGCACAGGATATTACCATTAAATCATCCAGCGGTCTTGATGATGCCGAAGTAGAAGAAATGGTAAAGAACGCTGAAAAATTCGCGGAAGAGGATGCCAAACGCAAGGAAAAGGTGGACGCCAAGAACCAAGGAGATTCTTTGCTATATCAATCCGAACAAACGTTGAAAGAGTTAGGCGACAAGGTTGAAGCAGGGGAAAAGGAGAGTATAGAGAAAGCCCAGGCAGATTTGAAGGCAGCTTTGGAGCAAGATGATATTGAAGAAATTAAGGCGAAAACAGAGGCATTGAACGAGGTGCTATTCACGCTTTCTTCCAGAGTATATGAGCAGGCACAACAGGCTCAGCAAGCTGATGAATCCGATGCCGCACAACAAAAGGAAGAAGATAATGTAGTTGATGCCGAATATCAGGAAGTGGATGAAGACGACAAAAAAGAATAA
- the dnaJ gene encoding molecular chaperone DnaJ has product MSKRDYYEVLGVSQDADPSEVKKAYRGLARQYHPDVNPGDKEAEQRFKEAKEAYEVLSDADKRARYDQFGHAGTDNNGYGGFGGDAGDFSGFGDIFDIFFGGGSGDGRSRRNSPRQGADLKTQMEITFEEAAFGVEREIVVPRLETCQECGGSGAEPGTKPETCSMCKGSGQIRVGQKTPFGVFQTVKTCHNCSGEGKINKNPCQQCRGQGRVRQERKVKVGVPAGVDNGSRMRVSAAGESGLNGGPPGDLYVFLKVKPHKDFSREGNDVIYEQPITFAQATLGCDIEVPTLDGKVNLKIPEGTQTGTSFRLKGKGIPRLQGYGRGDQHVKVRLITPNHLSDSQKELLQQFDRTCTKKNHRAREKGFFGKVKDAFMG; this is encoded by the coding sequence ATGTCCAAGCGAGATTATTATGAGGTGCTCGGCGTCTCCCAAGACGCCGACCCATCTGAAGTAAAAAAAGCATACAGGGGACTTGCTCGCCAGTACCATCCTGATGTTAATCCTGGAGATAAGGAAGCGGAGCAGAGGTTCAAGGAAGCCAAAGAAGCGTATGAGGTGCTGAGTGATGCCGATAAGCGGGCCCGGTATGACCAATTTGGTCATGCCGGAACTGATAACAATGGTTATGGCGGGTTCGGCGGCGATGCCGGGGATTTCTCCGGTTTTGGCGATATCTTTGACATATTTTTCGGCGGCGGTTCCGGAGATGGCCGCTCTCGCCGCAATAGTCCCCGCCAAGGGGCTGATTTAAAGACGCAAATGGAAATTACCTTTGAAGAGGCTGCATTCGGAGTGGAAAGAGAAATAGTAGTACCCAGGTTAGAAACCTGTCAGGAATGCGGCGGCAGTGGTGCAGAACCCGGCACTAAGCCGGAAACGTGCAGTATGTGTAAAGGCAGCGGTCAGATTCGGGTTGGCCAAAAGACTCCTTTCGGTGTCTTTCAGACAGTCAAGACTTGCCATAACTGTAGTGGCGAAGGAAAGATTAATAAAAACCCATGTCAGCAGTGTCGCGGCCAGGGACGGGTTCGCCAAGAGCGTAAGGTAAAGGTCGGGGTTCCTGCTGGAGTGGATAACGGCTCACGGATGAGGGTATCTGCTGCCGGTGAAAGCGGTCTTAACGGTGGTCCTCCCGGGGACTTATATGTCTTTTTGAAGGTAAAGCCGCACAAAGACTTTAGCCGGGAGGGTAATGATGTCATTTATGAACAGCCCATTACCTTTGCTCAGGCAACTTTGGGCTGTGACATTGAAGTACCGACACTGGATGGAAAGGTTAACCTTAAGATACCTGAAGGTACCCAGACGGGGACTAGCTTTCGACTTAAAGGAAAAGGTATTCCTCGGCTGCAGGGATATGGCCGGGGGGACCAGCATGTAAAAGTACGTCTGATTACCCCTAACCACTTATCAGACAGTCAAAAGGAACTACTGCAGCAGTTTGACCGCACTTGTACCAAGAAAAATCACCGAGCCAGGGAAAAAGGTTTTTTTGGTAAGGTAAAAGATGCGTTTATGGGCTAG
- the prmA gene encoding 50S ribosomal protein L11 methyltransferase: MEWQEISITTTEDAMESVTDLFYQAGAAGVVIEDPRVVNSYLKEKKWDYYELPLAMVEAESVVVKGYLLKDDRLPQSLLRIRQGLDNLAEYFDDYRAEIALTEVKESDWANAWKRFYKPVKVSERIVIKPTWEQYQLEGNEKVIELDPGMAFGTGTHPTTVMSIRALEQYLPTGARVIDVGAGSGVLAIAAAKLGAEQVLAIDIDPLALKVAAANVEINAVSSRVQVRPGNLLVDVESQADLVVANIIADVIMDLAGQVWQRLESEGLFIASGIIDDRGDEVVEYLQAKGFIIETVLHQEGWVALVVRKAD, from the coding sequence ATGGAATGGCAGGAAATATCCATTACCACTACAGAAGATGCCATGGAATCCGTAACTGATCTTTTTTATCAGGCCGGAGCGGCGGGAGTGGTAATAGAGGACCCGCGCGTGGTTAACTCCTACTTGAAGGAGAAAAAGTGGGACTACTATGAGCTGCCGTTGGCGATGGTGGAAGCAGAATCAGTAGTGGTAAAGGGCTACCTGCTGAAGGATGACCGTCTGCCTCAATCCCTTCTGCGCATTCGCCAGGGTCTGGATAACTTGGCGGAATATTTTGATGATTACCGCGCCGAAATCGCTTTAACCGAGGTAAAAGAGTCAGACTGGGCCAATGCTTGGAAGAGGTTTTATAAACCGGTTAAGGTTTCAGAAAGAATAGTGATTAAACCAACTTGGGAACAATATCAGCTTGAGGGCAATGAAAAGGTTATTGAATTAGATCCGGGGATGGCTTTTGGCACCGGCACCCACCCTACCACTGTCATGAGTATTCGGGCTTTAGAGCAATATTTACCCACGGGTGCCCGGGTGATAGATGTGGGAGCGGGGTCAGGTGTACTGGCAATTGCCGCGGCCAAACTGGGTGCGGAACAGGTGCTGGCCATTGATATTGATCCATTGGCGTTAAAAGTAGCTGCAGCGAATGTGGAAATAAACGCAGTATCTTCTAGGGTGCAGGTTCGACCGGGCAACTTATTGGTAGATGTGGAAAGCCAGGCTGATTTAGTGGTGGCTAATATTATTGCTGATGTCATTATGGATTTAGCCGGGCAGGTATGGCAGAGACTTGAAAGCGAGGGCCTCTTTATTGCTTCGGGTATAATTGATGATAGAGGCGATGAAGTGGTTGAATATCTGCAAGCCAAGGGTTTTATTATCGAGACAGTGCTCCATCAGGAGGGCTGGGTGGCATTGGTAGTCAGAAAGGCGGACTAA
- a CDS encoding 16S rRNA (uracil(1498)-N(3))-methyltransferase yields MHQFFVTPEAINGDMIAITGAEAHHLLKVLRLGIGDRVTVADGEGQRFAAVLETIAPDDAYARIETTLPTGEPPVEIILLQGIPKSDKMELIIQKNTELGIGKIIPVEMERSVVRLKENKAAKRAQRWQRIALEAAKQCGRSRVPQIAAPCTLTEALMQLPHGCSLTVPWEEETGHSLGHWLAELKSTARVAYIIGPEGGLTTGEVDLARRHGAVPVTLGQRILRTETAAMAVLAVIMHRLGDLGGQAGGKEGSSLCVRVQS; encoded by the coding sequence ATGCACCAATTTTTTGTTACACCTGAAGCAATTAATGGTGATATGATTGCCATTACCGGTGCCGAAGCCCATCACCTGTTAAAAGTACTACGCCTAGGTATTGGTGATAGGGTGACTGTGGCTGATGGTGAGGGTCAGCGTTTTGCAGCTGTACTGGAAACCATAGCCCCGGATGATGCTTACGCCCGGATTGAAACAACCCTGCCCACCGGAGAACCGCCGGTGGAAATAATATTGCTTCAAGGAATCCCCAAAAGTGATAAAATGGAATTAATCATTCAAAAGAATACTGAGCTGGGTATTGGAAAAATTATACCGGTGGAGATGGAACGCTCCGTGGTACGGCTGAAAGAGAATAAAGCAGCAAAACGGGCACAACGCTGGCAGAGAATAGCGCTTGAGGCAGCGAAACAATGCGGCAGGTCTAGAGTGCCGCAAATTGCTGCACCGTGTACGTTGACAGAAGCCCTGATGCAGCTGCCTCACGGTTGTTCGTTGACAGTACCATGGGAAGAGGAAACCGGGCATTCTTTAGGTCATTGGTTAGCAGAGCTTAAAAGTACTGCGCGTGTTGCCTACATTATCGGCCCTGAAGGCGGGTTGACGACGGGAGAAGTAGACCTGGCCCGGCGCCACGGTGCTGTTCCGGTAACCTTAGGCCAGCGCATTTTGCGTACTGAGACTGCCGCCATGGCAGTATTAGCTGTGATAATGCATCGGCTGGGTGATTTAGGAGGACAAGCAGGTGGTAAAGAAGGCAGCAGTTTATGTGTTAGGGTGCAAAGTTAA
- the mtaB gene encoding tRNA (N(6)-L-threonylcarbamoyladenosine(37)-C(2))-methylthiotransferase MtaB, producing MVKKAAVYVLGCKVNQHEGEAIKDLFNNAGYKIVSFHDQADVYVIHTCTVTHLGDRKSRQMIRRAVRQNPDAVVAVTGCYAQTSPGDILDIAGVDLVIGTKERSRIVELVEEAQKGSPISLVGPRKELTEFEDLPFARASTVRAFLKIQEGCQQFCTYCIVPHARGPVRSRPIAESVDAVKTLVQKGFKEVVLTGIHIGAYGQDLTGTDLNALLKQLIKVSGLKRLRVSSVDPNEVTPELLATLTREDIICPHYHIPLQSGSDTILEAMRRPYNTAYYQRLVTEIRRHRPDAAITTDIMVGFPGETDSLFRQSLEFIRKLRFSELHVFKYSPRQGTPAARYNNQIPPDVKEARSRQMIALGKELWADYAGNFLGAPLAVLVEQQGDYGEGHTPNYLKVRFPGGEKMRGSFVTVVPTETLDGYLFGDPKGGA from the coding sequence GTGGTAAAGAAGGCAGCAGTTTATGTGTTAGGGTGCAAAGTTAACCAGCATGAAGGGGAAGCAATAAAGGATCTTTTTAATAATGCGGGCTATAAGATAGTATCCTTTCATGATCAAGCGGATGTTTATGTAATACATACTTGTACAGTTACTCATCTGGGGGATCGGAAATCCCGGCAGATGATTCGCCGGGCCGTGCGGCAAAACCCGGATGCAGTGGTGGCGGTCACAGGGTGTTACGCCCAGACATCACCCGGTGATATATTAGATATAGCCGGGGTTGATTTGGTTATAGGCACCAAAGAACGGTCGCGGATAGTTGAGTTGGTGGAGGAAGCACAAAAAGGGTCGCCCATAAGCTTAGTAGGTCCCCGTAAGGAGCTTACAGAGTTTGAAGATTTGCCGTTTGCCAGGGCTTCTACGGTAAGGGCTTTTTTAAAAATTCAAGAGGGGTGTCAGCAGTTTTGTACATATTGCATTGTTCCCCATGCCAGGGGACCAGTGCGCAGTAGACCCATAGCAGAAAGTGTCGATGCGGTAAAAACTTTGGTTCAAAAAGGATTTAAAGAAGTGGTGCTGACCGGTATTCATATCGGTGCCTATGGTCAAGATTTAACAGGAACCGACCTTAACGCTCTTTTAAAGCAGTTAATAAAGGTTTCGGGGCTTAAGCGTTTAAGGGTTAGTTCGGTAGATCCCAACGAAGTCACCCCCGAATTATTGGCTACGCTTACACGGGAGGATATCATCTGCCCGCATTATCATATTCCTTTGCAGAGCGGTTCCGATACAATCCTTGAGGCTATGCGTCGTCCCTATAATACCGCTTATTATCAGCGCTTGGTAACCGAAATTCGCCGGCATCGGCCTGACGCAGCAATTACAACGGATATTATGGTGGGTTTCCCCGGCGAGACTGATTCGCTATTTAGGCAATCGCTGGAATTTATCAGAAAGCTTCGCTTTAGTGAACTGCACGTATTTAAGTATTCACCACGACAGGGGACCCCTGCCGCTCGCTATAACAATCAGATACCTCCTGACGTTAAGGAAGCGCGCAGCAGGCAGATGATTGCTTTGGGGAAAGAACTATGGGCGGACTATGCCGGGAATTTTCTAGGGGCCCCTTTGGCGGTACTGGTGGAGCAGCAGGGAGATTATGGTGAAGGGCATACGCCAAACTACTTAAAAGTTCGTTTCCCGGGTGGGGAGAAGATGCGCGGCTCATTTGTTACCGTAGTACCAACTGAGACATTAGACGGATATCTCTTCGGAGACCCGAAAGGAGGTGCCTAA
- a CDS encoding histidine triad nucleotide-binding protein, whose protein sequence is MSDCLFCKIVAKEIPAEIVYEDDQVIAFKDINPVTPVHILLIPKKHISDLTAIESEDKELIGHLHLTAVKVAEKIGIAKDGFRLVNNCKEYGGQVVYHLHFHLLGGKQLGTRPSA, encoded by the coding sequence ATGAGTGATTGTTTGTTTTGTAAGATTGTGGCGAAAGAAATTCCGGCGGAAATTGTTTATGAAGATGACCAAGTTATAGCATTCAAAGATATTAATCCAGTTACCCCTGTGCATATTTTACTCATTCCTAAAAAACATATCAGTGACCTTACTGCAATAGAGTCCGAAGATAAAGAACTTATCGGGCATTTGCATTTAACCGCAGTGAAAGTAGCAGAAAAAATTGGTATTGCCAAGGATGGTTTTAGGTTGGTAAACAATTGCAAGGAATACGGAGGACAGGTGGTTTACCATCTGCACTTTCATTTGCTTGGAGGCAAACAACTTGGCACCCGTCCTTCAGCATAG
- the rpsU gene encoding 30S ribosomal protein S21: MAEVRVKKNESLDSALRRFKRSCAKSGVLSEARKHEHYDKPSVKRKKKAEAARKKKRRVK, encoded by the coding sequence TTGGCAGAAGTACGGGTGAAGAAAAACGAATCCCTGGACAGTGCGTTAAGACGCTTTAAGCGTTCTTGCGCTAAATCTGGCGTGCTTTCAGAAGCACGTAAACACGAGCATTATGACAAACCTAGTGTAAAGCGTAAGAAAAAAGCAGAGGCGGCAAGAAAAAAGAAACGCCGCGTCAAATAA
- a CDS encoding GatB/YqeY domain-containing protein, with protein sequence MSLREKLVADVKIAMKARQAGKLELTTLRMVMAAIKNKEIDAKVEISDDDIIEIIVKGIKMRQESLVEYEKADREDQVEQLHQEIAILKRYLPEQLGEGEVRRLAEETIEAVGAQGPKDMGKVMGAMMPKVKGKADGKLVNKIVQELLS encoded by the coding sequence ATGTCCCTACGTGAAAAATTAGTTGCAGATGTAAAAATTGCAATGAAGGCTCGACAAGCGGGGAAGTTGGAACTGACAACCCTGCGCATGGTCATGGCGGCAATTAAGAACAAGGAAATCGATGCAAAAGTCGAAATATCCGACGATGACATCATTGAGATAATTGTCAAGGGAATTAAAATGCGGCAGGAGTCGCTCGTCGAATACGAGAAAGCGGACCGCGAGGACCAGGTAGAGCAGCTGCACCAAGAGATTGCCATACTTAAGCGGTATTTGCCGGAACAGTTGGGCGAGGGAGAAGTGCGCCGTCTGGCTGAAGAAACTATTGAAGCTGTCGGTGCCCAAGGACCCAAAGATATGGGCAAGGTAATGGGTGCGATGATGCCGAAAGTTAAGGGAAAAGCGGATGGCAAATTAGTTAACAAAATAGTGCAGGAGTTGCTATCATGA